The following proteins are encoded in a genomic region of Musa acuminata AAA Group cultivar baxijiao chromosome BXJ2-11, Cavendish_Baxijiao_AAA, whole genome shotgun sequence:
- the LOC103970337 gene encoding monocopper oxidase-like protein SKU5 isoform X2, translating into MAICAGWWQVIGINGQFPGPVVNVTTNWNVVVNVLNDLDEPLLITWNGIQQRKNSWQDGVLGTNCPIPSGWNWTYQFQVKDQIGSFFYFPSIGFQRAAGGYGGFIINNRDVIAVPFDKPHGDITLFIGDWYNKDYKDLRKAVDDGKDLGMPDGVLMNGKGPYRYNKTLVPDGIDYETIHVHPGKTYRFRVHNVGISTSLNFRIQNHNMLLVETEGSYTVQQNYTNLDIHVGQSYSFLVTMDQNASSDYYIVASARFVNESRWSRVTGVAILHYSNSKGKASGPLPDPPNDFYDKTFSMNQARSIRWNLSAGAARPNPQGSFRYGSINVSQVYVLKNKPPVVINGKRRATLNGISYSPPETPLRLADEYKLKGVYTLDFPSRPLKGAPKIGSSLINGTYRGFMEIIFQNNDTKVQTYHMDGYAFFVVGMDYGEWTEESRGTYNKGDGVARCSTQVFPGAWTAILVSLDNVGIWNVRAQNLDSWYLGQEVYVRVVNPENTNKTELPIPDNALYCGRLQKYQNEQTPHHKQASSASATYRTSELLVLMLLLVGIA; encoded by the exons ATGGCTATCTGTGCCGGTTGGTGGCAGGTAATTGGGATCAACGGGCAATTCCCAGGTCCAGTCGTCAATGTCACCACGAATTGGAACGTCGTCGTGAACGTTCTCAACGATTTAGACGAGCCTCTGCTGATCACATG GAATGGCATCCAACAGCGCAAGAACTCATGGCAAGATGGGGTGTTGGGCACAAACTGCCCCATCCCATCAGGTTGGAACTGGACTTACCAGTTCCAGGTGAAGGACCAGATCGGCAGCTTCTTCTACTTCCCCTCCATCGGCTTCCAGCGAGCCGCGGGCGGCTACGGAGGCTTCATCATCAATAACCGCGACGTGATCGCGGTGCCCTTCGACAAGCCCCATGGTGACATCACCCTCTTCATTGGAGACTGGTACAACAAGGACTACAAG GATCTCAGAAAGGCCGTCGACGACGGGAAGGATCTCGGAATGCCCGATGGCGTCCTGATGAACGGAAAGGGTCCGTATCGATACAACAAGACGCTCGTCCCCGATGGCATAGACTACGAAACCATACATGTTCATCCTG GCAAAACGTATCGATTTCGTGTGCACAACGTTGGCATCTCCACCAGCTTAAACTTCAGGATTCAGAACCACAACATGCTGCTGGTGGAGACCGAGGGATCGTACACTGTGCAGCAGAACTACACCAACTTGGACATCCATGTGGGGCAGTCGTACTCGTTCTTGGTCACCATGGATCAGAACGCAAGCAGCGATTACTACATCGTCGCGAGCGCTAGGTTTGTGAACGAGTCTCGTTGGAGCAGAGTCACGGGTGTTGCCATCCTTCACTACTCCAACTCCAAAGGCAAAGCCTCCGGCCCTCTTCCCGACCCACCCAACGATTTCTACGACAAGACCTTCTCGATGAATCAAGCAAGATCGATCAG GTGGAATCTGAGTGCTGGCGCGGCGCGGCCGAATCCTCAGGGATCGTTCAGATACGGATCGATCAATGTGTCTCAGGTGTACGTCCTGAAGAACAAGCCGCCGGTGGTGATCAATGGAAAACGACGAGCCACGCTCAATGGGATCTCGTACTCTCCTCCGGAAACACCACTGAGGCTTGCGGACGAGTACAAGCTGAAGGGGGTTTACACGCTTGATTTCCCCAGCAGGCCTCTCAAAGGAGCGCCAAAGATTGGGAGTTCTTTGATCAACGGAACTTACCGGGGATTCATGGAGATCATATTTCAGAACAATGACACCAAAGTTCAGACGTACCACATGGATGGATATGCATTTTTTGTGGTTGG GATGGACTACGGGGAGTGGACAGAGGAAAGCAGAGGAACATACAATAAGGGAGATGGTGTTGCCCGCTGCTCGACACAG GTCTTCCCCGGAGCATGGACTGCAATCTTGGTTTCGCTGGACAACGTAGGAATCTGGAACGTGAGGGCACAGAATCTGGATTCATGGTATCTCGGCCAGGAAGTGTACGTAAGAGTCGTCAATCCAGAAAACACCAACAAAACAGAGCTGCCAATTCCGGACAATGCTCTGTACTGTGGTCGTCTCCAGAAGTACCAAAA TGAGCAGACTCCTCACCACAAGCAAGCTTCATCTGCTTCGGCTACATATCGAACCTCCGAGTTACTGGTGCTGATGCTTCTCCTGGTTGGAATTGCTTGA
- the LOC103970337 gene encoding monocopper oxidase-like protein SKU5 isoform X1, whose product MKMERRRSFPAVALPLLAVWALVMVVPCFAADPYAYFDWDVSFITAAPLGVKQQVIGINGQFPGPVVNVTTNWNVVVNVLNDLDEPLLITWNGIQQRKNSWQDGVLGTNCPIPSGWNWTYQFQVKDQIGSFFYFPSIGFQRAAGGYGGFIINNRDVIAVPFDKPHGDITLFIGDWYNKDYKDLRKAVDDGKDLGMPDGVLMNGKGPYRYNKTLVPDGIDYETIHVHPGKTYRFRVHNVGISTSLNFRIQNHNMLLVETEGSYTVQQNYTNLDIHVGQSYSFLVTMDQNASSDYYIVASARFVNESRWSRVTGVAILHYSNSKGKASGPLPDPPNDFYDKTFSMNQARSIRWNLSAGAARPNPQGSFRYGSINVSQVYVLKNKPPVVINGKRRATLNGISYSPPETPLRLADEYKLKGVYTLDFPSRPLKGAPKIGSSLINGTYRGFMEIIFQNNDTKVQTYHMDGYAFFVVGMDYGEWTEESRGTYNKGDGVARCSTQVFPGAWTAILVSLDNVGIWNVRAQNLDSWYLGQEVYVRVVNPENTNKTELPIPDNALYCGRLQKYQNEQTPHHKQASSASATYRTSELLVLMLLLVGIA is encoded by the exons ATGAAAATGGAGCGGCGTCGGTCGTTTCCGGCCGTGGCATTACCGCTGCTGGCGGTGTGGGCGTTGGTGATGGTGGTTCCCTGCTTCGCCGCAGATCCTTATGCCTACTTCGACTGGGATGTGTCCTTCATCACCGCCGCCCCTCTCGGCGTCAAGCAGCAG GTAATTGGGATCAACGGGCAATTCCCAGGTCCAGTCGTCAATGTCACCACGAATTGGAACGTCGTCGTGAACGTTCTCAACGATTTAGACGAGCCTCTGCTGATCACATG GAATGGCATCCAACAGCGCAAGAACTCATGGCAAGATGGGGTGTTGGGCACAAACTGCCCCATCCCATCAGGTTGGAACTGGACTTACCAGTTCCAGGTGAAGGACCAGATCGGCAGCTTCTTCTACTTCCCCTCCATCGGCTTCCAGCGAGCCGCGGGCGGCTACGGAGGCTTCATCATCAATAACCGCGACGTGATCGCGGTGCCCTTCGACAAGCCCCATGGTGACATCACCCTCTTCATTGGAGACTGGTACAACAAGGACTACAAG GATCTCAGAAAGGCCGTCGACGACGGGAAGGATCTCGGAATGCCCGATGGCGTCCTGATGAACGGAAAGGGTCCGTATCGATACAACAAGACGCTCGTCCCCGATGGCATAGACTACGAAACCATACATGTTCATCCTG GCAAAACGTATCGATTTCGTGTGCACAACGTTGGCATCTCCACCAGCTTAAACTTCAGGATTCAGAACCACAACATGCTGCTGGTGGAGACCGAGGGATCGTACACTGTGCAGCAGAACTACACCAACTTGGACATCCATGTGGGGCAGTCGTACTCGTTCTTGGTCACCATGGATCAGAACGCAAGCAGCGATTACTACATCGTCGCGAGCGCTAGGTTTGTGAACGAGTCTCGTTGGAGCAGAGTCACGGGTGTTGCCATCCTTCACTACTCCAACTCCAAAGGCAAAGCCTCCGGCCCTCTTCCCGACCCACCCAACGATTTCTACGACAAGACCTTCTCGATGAATCAAGCAAGATCGATCAG GTGGAATCTGAGTGCTGGCGCGGCGCGGCCGAATCCTCAGGGATCGTTCAGATACGGATCGATCAATGTGTCTCAGGTGTACGTCCTGAAGAACAAGCCGCCGGTGGTGATCAATGGAAAACGACGAGCCACGCTCAATGGGATCTCGTACTCTCCTCCGGAAACACCACTGAGGCTTGCGGACGAGTACAAGCTGAAGGGGGTTTACACGCTTGATTTCCCCAGCAGGCCTCTCAAAGGAGCGCCAAAGATTGGGAGTTCTTTGATCAACGGAACTTACCGGGGATTCATGGAGATCATATTTCAGAACAATGACACCAAAGTTCAGACGTACCACATGGATGGATATGCATTTTTTGTGGTTGG GATGGACTACGGGGAGTGGACAGAGGAAAGCAGAGGAACATACAATAAGGGAGATGGTGTTGCCCGCTGCTCGACACAG GTCTTCCCCGGAGCATGGACTGCAATCTTGGTTTCGCTGGACAACGTAGGAATCTGGAACGTGAGGGCACAGAATCTGGATTCATGGTATCTCGGCCAGGAAGTGTACGTAAGAGTCGTCAATCCAGAAAACACCAACAAAACAGAGCTGCCAATTCCGGACAATGCTCTGTACTGTGGTCGTCTCCAGAAGTACCAAAA TGAGCAGACTCCTCACCACAAGCAAGCTTCATCTGCTTCGGCTACATATCGAACCTCCGAGTTACTGGTGCTGATGCTTCTCCTGGTTGGAATTGCTTGA
- the LOC135627762 gene encoding uncharacterized protein LOC135627762 — MAVSLPSSSPLPASLPSNLLTRSRHLSPLSHALQLKRLLAGEPAGRTRSFSLRSSSLRVGAFAADSSSAVGSELSTELDAVSRFSEIVPDTVVFDDFERFPPTAATVSSSLLLGICSLPDTKFRSAIETALADSECYEQDDPNDRLSCFCDKALVNVGADLARLVPGRVSTEVDARLAFDAHGIVRKVHRLLRLYYELEVPSERLLFKIPSTWQGIEAAKLLESEGIQTHLTFVYSFPQAAAAAQAGASVIQIFVGRIRDWSRNHTGDPELDAICRKGEDPGLELVAKAYNYIHKYGHKSKLMVAAIRNKQDIFSLLGVDYMIAPLKILQSLKESITYPDEKYSFVRKLSPSSAMPYNFSQEELVNWDQASFSSAMGPASKELLAAGLEGYANQTKRVEELFGKIWPPPNV; from the exons ATGGCCGTCTCTCTTCCTTCTTCGTCGCCGCTGCCTGCTTCTTTACCCTCCAATCTCTTAACTCGTTCTCGGCACCTCTCACCCCTCTCTCACGCTCTGCAATTGAAGCGCCTCCTCGCCGGCGAGCCGGCGGGGAGGACGCGCAGTTTCTCCCTCCGATCATCGTCCCTGAGGGTCGGCGCTTTCGCCGCCGATTCTTCTTCGGCTGTCGGTTCCG AGTTGAGCACGGAGCTGGATGCGGTGTCGCGCTTCAGTGAGATCGTCCCGGATACTGTCGTCTTCGATGACTTCGAAAG GTTTCCACCGACAGCTGCCACTGTGAGTTCGTCGCTCCTCCTAGGCATTTGCAGCCTCCCTGACACCAAATTCAGG AGTGCGATAGAGACTGCTCTGGCTGACAGCGAATGCTATGAGCAGGATGATCCCAATGACAGGCTTTCTTGCTTCTGTGACAAG GCTCTTGTCAATGTCGGAGCGGACTTGGCCAGATTAGTTCCTGGTCGTGTATCAACCGAAGTAGATGCTCGTCTCGCTTTTGATGCACATGGCATTGTTAGAAAG GTTCATCGTCTTTTACGGTTATACTATGAACTAGAGGTACCTTCAGAGCGTCTGCTTTTCAAAATTCCATCTACCTGGCAG GGCATAGAAGCTGCAAAGTTACTGGAATCTGAAGGAATACAAACACATTTGACCTTTGTCTACAG CTTTCCTCAAGCAGCAGCTGCTGCACAAGCGGGTGCATCTGTCATCCAAATTTTTGTTGGTCGCATTAGG GACTGGTCTAGAAATCATACTGGTGATCCTGAGCTAGATGCTATCTGCAGGAAAGGGGAAGATCCTGGATTAGAGCTT GTGGCTAAAGCATACAATTATAttcacaaatatggacataaatcaAAGTTGATGGTAGCTGCAATTCGCAATAAGCAGGATATATTTAGCCTACTGGG AGTTGACTATATGATTGCGCCTTTGAAGATATTGCAGTCTCTAAAAGAATCAATCACCTATCCAGATGAAAAGTACTCGTTTGTGAGGAAATTATCTCCTAGCTCAGCCATGCCATACAATTTTAGTCAAGAAGAG CTTGTGAACTGGGATCAAGCGAGCTTTTCGTCTGCCATGGGACCTGCTTCGAAAGAGCTCCTTGCTGCAGGGTTGGAAGGTTATGCAAATCAAACGAAGCGTGTCGAGGAGCTCTTTGGGAAAATATGGCCACCTCCTAATGTCTAG
- the LOC135627761 gene encoding pentatricopeptide repeat-containing protein At1g59720, chloroplastic/mitochondrial-like: MPSPTQILEDPINSLIQRCPDMRTLRQIHAHFLKSSLGSSAYALSKILAFSALSASGDIAYARRMFAQIPNPNVFSWNSIIRGCSLVPEQSKEPISLYKRMLRSGFAHPNSFTVAFVLKACSIVSAFSEGLQVHCHALRYGLFSSPFVQTGLLNFYAKCEKIACARCVFDEISDKNLVAWSAMIGGYARIGLVNEALVLFREMQEVGIAPDEVTMVSVISACAKAGALDLGRWVHAFIDRKGIELDLELSTALIDMYAKCGAIDKAREVFDGMDVRDTMAWSSMIVGLAIHGHVKDALELFSAMMDSQVKPNHVTFIGVLSACAHSGLVSDGRRYWSTMQELGVAPLMEHYGCMVDLLCRAGRLEEAYTFVNGMPIMPNSVIWRTLLVGCKNSRTFDEAETAAEQLLQLEPLNAENYVLLSNLYASRCQWDKVSCMRKKMKDHGVKVVPGCSSTEIDGFVHEFTVGDDTHPEIREIREMLRDIAERVRRAGHEPWTSAVLHDVVEEEKESALCEHSERLAIAYGMLKTEAPVVVRVVKNLRVCGDCHEVTKIISKIYDREIIVRDRVRFHRFVNGSCSCSDFW, translated from the coding sequence ATGCCTTCGCCCACGCAAATCTTGGAAGACCCCATCAATTCGCTGATCCAACGATGCCCGGACATGCGAACCCTCCGCCAAATCCACGCCCACTTCCTCAAATCCTCCCTCGGTTCATCCGCGTACGCCCTCTCCAAGATCCTCGCCTTCTCCGCCCTGTCCGCCTCCGGCGACATCGCCTATGCCCGCCGGATGTTCGCTCAAATTCCCAACCCAAATGTGTTCTCTTGGAACTCCATTATCCGGGGATGCTCTCTCGTCCCGGAACAGTCCAAAGAGCCGATTTCCCTCTATAAGCGGATGCTTCGAAGCGGCTTCGCGCACCCGAATAGCTTCACCGTCGCATTTGTTCTGAAAGCGTGCTCCATTGTCTCAGCCTTCTCGGAAGGCCTCCAGGTTCACTGCCATGCACTGAGGTACGGCCTCTTCTCGAGTCCGTTTGTCCAGACCGGGCTCCTGAACTTCTACGCGAAGTGCGAAAAGATTGCCTGCGCGCGATGCGTGTTCGACGAAATTTCTGACAAGAATTTGGTCGCATGGAGTGCGATGATCGGCGGGTACGCGAGAATCGGGTTGGTGAATGAGGCGTTGGTACTGTTTAGGGAGATGCAGGAAGTGGGAATTGCTCCTGATGAGGTTACAATGGTCAGTGTCATCTCAGCTTGCGCCAAGGCGGGCGCTTTGGATTTGGGGAGGTGGGTTCACGCATTCATCGACAGGAAGGGAATCGAGCTCGATCTTGAGCTCAGCACCGCGTTGATCGACATGTATGCGAAATGTGGGGCGATAGACAAGGCACGGGAAGTGTTCGACGGCATGGATGTCAGGGATACAATGGCTTGGAGTTCGATGATTGTTGGGCTAGCAATTCATGGCCATGTGAAGGATGCTCTGGAACTTTTCTCGGCGATGATGGATTCCCAGGTGAAGCCGAACCATGTGACCTTCATCGGCGTTCTATCAGCGTGTGCTCACAGCGGATTAGTAAGCGATGGCCGTCGGTATTGGTCCACCATGCAGGAGCTGGGCGTTGCACCATTGATGGAGCATTATGGGTGCATGGTTGATCTACTGTGCAGAGCTGGCCGATTGGAAGAAGCTTACACCTTCGTAAATGGCATGCCTATCATGCCGAATTCTGTAATTTGGAGAACGCTGCTGGTGGGATGTAAAAATAGCAGGACTTTTGACGAAGCAGAGACCGCAGCAGAGCAACTTCTACAGCTGGAGCCACTGAATGCAGAGAACTACGTGCTTCTCTCAAACTTGTACGCTTCCAGATGCCAGTGGGATAAAGTGAGCTGcatgaggaagaagatgaaggatCATGGCGTGAAGGTCGTCCCAGGATGTAGTTCTACTGAGATCGATGGTTTCGTCCACGAGTTCACGGTGGGTGACGATACTCATCCCGAGATCAGGGAGATCAGGGAGATGCTGAGGGACATCGCAGAGCGGGTTCGGCGAGCAGGTCATGAGCCGTGGACCTCTGCGGTCCTTCATGATGTGgtcgaagaggagaaggagagcgcGCTCTGCGAGCACAGCGAGAGGTTGGCGATTGCCTACGGCATGCTGAAGACTGAGGCGCCGGTTGTGGTCCGGGTGGTGAAGAACCTGAGAGTGTGTGGGGATTGCCATGAGGTGACAAAGATCATAAGCAAGATATATGACAGAGAGATCATCGTGAGGGATCGCGTCCGCTTCCATCGCTTTGTGAATGGAAGTTGTTCCTGCAGTGACTTCTGGTGA
- the LOC135627763 gene encoding uncharacterized protein LOC135627763 gives MAKRSNRRSRPRNDAGCMWRLISLFDFRRGHPTQKLLSDKRHESNRHTGTGYSRIKLDSLRSSSNKHEHGSLVGEIRDDQVDSVMTSVKILMEEEMSQHIQKKITHDNLQIEDHPKKSYKQRSKKLKGSDAQGINLAASSSSDGHESDSMDLTRRSSLNFDLAAFLMEFYGYTYQQKHADSDNKFDLLPALENISPKIYNHLSEPDGHVDQKISFFQKNLADVSQAILSQKLMVEKQLDGRWVVHPKEYMDALDILNSDKELLMQLLHDPNSLFHKHSQCFHSAQVGKLTKLGSDEGLENVQLLGEEIDGSGNCKESDSNQLFHKQSRYNFFRKDKSKGTKPSKGSPNSEALNRIVVLKPSPARIPNSSIIITPSSSPQSHHVLQHEEHGERILSHFSLKEIKRRLRHMIGESRKARHVISMDGVLHRIPVRSNYTAVSSKLINSESTVASLASSSSRDTKKPSETLSLDKQNDKKNDLEECQVNINSNISSSRSQFSIYEEARKHLAEMLGTGADSLPTTQASESLGRVLSLPRDNELCPTSSRQRVQDLIMSSEGTGNPSLQQLEQEGATNILSLARENLEFSSFPMSMPSDDLKFRILNTELVDTSILELPCIGEDLNDKEILEAADTEGIVRSNHLDVPLESSRSEIIVATEICEESAAAQGQGSSEETSVTMMQSKVPLSSLLKENLVAPESTTEKQEQPSPVSVLETFLSEDVTSPEPSPEEPYVNYEDRESYSKVIASPDVNGSFRDCLQDYQAMSDYVKVLLEASDLTNEFSERWNMTAQLLEPALFVEIGIFFFFLQDDPKLLFDCINEVLVEIQERFFKCTPWLSFIQQNVLPVPRGESLIQEVSKGLERHLHIQLPNTLDQGIKKDLEGRSWMDLRFETENTTNEVCEAILDDLMEETVHNMWFQTLTSLEFIFA, from the exons ATGGCAAAAAGATCCAATAGAAGGTCACGACCTCGGAATGATGCTGGATGCATGTGGCGTTTGATTAGCTTGTTTGATTTCCGCCGGGGCCATCCAACTCAGAAGTTACTTTCAGACAAAAGGCATGAAAGCAATAGACATACTG GTACTGGATACTCGAGAATCAAGCTTGATTCACTTAGAAGTTCTTCAAACAAACATGAACATGGCAGT CTTGTTGGTGAAATCAGAGACGATCAAGTTGACTCGGTGATGACAAGTGTGAAAATACTTATGGAGGAAGAGATGTCTCAACATATCCAAAAGAAGATCACACATGATAACTTGCAAATTGAGGACCATCCCAAGAAGAGTTATAagcagagaagcaaaaaattgaaaGGTTCAGATGCTCAGGGGATCAATCTAGCTGCTTCTTCCAGTTCGGATGGTCATGAGTCTGATAGTATGGATCTAACGAGAAGATCTTCCCTTAACTTTGACCTGGCCGCATTTTTGATGGAGTTTTATGGTTATACATACCAACAAAAGCATGCTGATTCTGACAATAAGTTTGACTTGCTTCCAGCCTTGGAAAATATTAGTCCAAAGATTTACAACCATCTTAGTGAGCCTGATGGTCAtgttgatcaaaagatttctttcttTCAAAAGAACCTAGCAGATGTTTCCCAGGCCATTTTAAGTCAGAAGTTGATGGTTGAGAAACAACTCGATGGACGATGGGTTGTCCATCCCAAAGAATACATGGATGCATTAGATATTCTGAATTCAGATAAGGAGTTACTTATGCAACTGCTTCATGATCCAAATTCACTTTTTCATAAACATAGTCAATGTTTTCACAGTGCTCAGGTAGGGAAACTAACCAAACTGGGATCAGATGAAGGTTTAGAGAATGTTCAACTGTTGGGAGAGGAGATTGATGGTTCGGGAAATTGCAAGGAGTCTGACAGTAATCAATTGTTTCATAAACAAAGCAGATACAATTTTTTCCGCAAGGATAAGTCAAAGGGGACAAAACCATCAAAGGGAAGTCCAAATTCCGAGGCTTTAAACAGAATAGTAGTTCTAAAGCCAAGCCCAGCAAGAATTCCAAATTCTTCTATTATAATTACTCCAAGCTCTTCACCCCAATCACATCATGTCCTACAGCACGAAGAACACGGTGAAAGAATTTTATCCCATTTTTCCCTTAAAGAAATTAAAAGACGACTCAGGCATATGATTGGTGAGAGCAGAAAAGCACGACATGTTATCTCCATGGATGGTGTTCTACACAGAATTCCAGTGAGGTCTAATTACACAGCTGTTTCATCTAAACTGATAAATAGTGAGAGTACAGTAGCAAGCTTGGCAAGCAGTTCTTCTCGTGATACCAAGAAACCGTCTGAAACTTTGTCCCTTGATAAGCAAAATGACAAGAAAAATGACTTGGAAGAATGTCAAGTTAACATCAACAGCAACATTTCTTCCTCAAGGTCTCAGTTTTCCATATATGAGGAAGCCAGGAAGCATCTTGCTGAGATGCTAGGCACTGGAGCAGACAGTTTGCCAACCACCCAAGCCTCAGAATCTTTGGGGAGGGTACTTTCCTTACCAAGAGACAATGAATTATGTCCTACATCCAGTCGACAAAGAGTCCAGGACCTCATCATGTCATCTGAAGGGACAGGAAATCCCTCCCTACAACAGTTGGAGCAAGAAGGTGCTACCAATATCTTAAGCCTAGCAAGAGAAAACTTGGAGTTTTCATCTTTTCCTATGAGCATGCCAAGTGATGACTTGAAATTTCGCATCTTAAATACAGAACTGGTTGATACCAGTATACTGGAGCTACCATGCATTGGAGAAGACTTGAACGACAAAG AGATTTTAGAAGCAGCTGATACTGAAGGCATTGTCCGGTCTAACCATTTGGATGTACCCTTGGAGTCAAGCAGAAGTGAAATAATTGTTGCAACTGAAATTTGTGAAGAATCTGCTGCAGCGCAAGGGCAG GGATCATCTGAGGAGACATCAGTTACAATGATGCAGTCCAAGGTCCCTCTGAGTTCCTTGCTCAAAGAAAATTTAGTGGCTCCTGAAAGTACCACTGAAAAGCAAGAGCAACCAAGTCCAGTATCTgttcttgaaacattcttatcagaaGATGTTACCAGCCCTGAGCCCAGTCCAGAAGAGCCTT ATGTTAATTATGAAGACCGTGAGAGCTATTCGAAAGTTATAGCATCACCAGATGTAAACGGAAGTTTCAGAGATTGTCTTCAGGACTATCAAGCTATGTCTGATTACGTTAAAGTACTCTTGGAAGCCTCAGACCTTACTAATGAATTCTCAGAGAGATGGAATATGACAGCTCAGTTACTTGAGCCAGCTTTGTTTGTTGAGATAGggatcttttttttcttcctgcAAGATGATCCTAAGCTCCTCTTTGATTGCATTAACGAAGTCCTTGTAGAGATACAAGAAAGGTTTTTTAAGTGTACACCATGGTTGTCTTTCATCCAGCAAAATGTTCTGCCTGTCCCTCGAGGCGAAAGCTTAATCCAAGAAGTCAGCAAGGGTCTCGAGAGGCATCTTCATATACAGCTGCCAAACACATTAGATCAAGGAATAAAGAAGGACTTGGAAGGTAGAAGTTGGATGGACCTTCGATTCGAAACCGAAAACACCACAAATGAGGTATGTGAAGCCATCCTAGACGATCTAATGGAAGAAACTGTACACAACATGTGGTTTCAAACCCTGACTTCTTTGGAGTTCATCTTCGCATAG